One part of the Rattus rattus isolate New Zealand chromosome 14, Rrattus_CSIRO_v1, whole genome shotgun sequence genome encodes these proteins:
- the LOC116883598 gene encoding serpin B6-like codes for MDHLQEANGIFALKLLKTLSEDSSNNIFLSPISISAALTMVFMGAKGMTASQMVQTLSLDKCSSNGGGDVHQGFQSLLTEVNKTGTQYLLKTANRLFGEKTCDILASFKDACRKFYEAEMEELDFKGDTEQSRQRINTWVAKKTEDKIKELLAPGVVDPDTVLVLVNAIYFKGNWDKQFNKEHTREKPFKVSKTEEKPVQMMFMKSTFKMTYIGEIFTKILLLPYAGNELNMIIMLPDEHIELKTVEKELTYEKFIEWTRPDMLDEEEVEVFLPRFKLEENYDMKVVLGKLGMTDAFMEGRADFSGISSKQGLFLSKVIHKAFVEVNEEGTEAVAATGSTITMRCLRFTPRFLADHPFLFFIQHVKTKGILFCGRFSSP; via the exons ATGGATCATCTACAGGAAGCAAATGGCATCTTTGCCTTAAAGCTTTTGAAAACACTGAGTGAAGACAGCTCAAACAATATATTTTTGTCACCCATTAGCATCTCCGCAGCCCTCACCATGGTCTTCATGGGGGCAAAAGGAATGACTGCAAGCCAGATGGTTCAG ACACTGTCTTTGGATAAATGCAGCAGCAATGGAGGTGGAGACGTCCACCAGGGCTTCCAGTCCCTTCTCACCGAAGTCAACAAGACTGGCACACAGTACCTGCTCAAAACAGCCAACAGGCTCTTCGGGGAAAAGACTTGTGATATCTTAGCC TCTTTTAAAGATGCCTGCCGCAAGTTCTACGAAGCAGAAATGGAAGAGCTGGACTTCAAGGGTGACACAGAGCAGTCGCGACAGCGCATCAACACCTGGGTAGCCAAAAAGACAGAAG ATAAAATCAAAGAGCTGCTGGCTCCAGGTGTAGTGGATCCTGACACAGTGCTAGTCCTTGTGAATGCCATCTACTTCAAAGGAAACTGGGACAAGCAGTTTAACAAAGAGCACACCAGGGAGAAGCCTTTCAAAGTCAGCAAG ACTGAGGAGAAACCTGTGCAAATGATGTTTATGAAGTCTACTTTTAAGATGACCTATATTGGAGAGATATTCACCAAGATTCTGTTGCTTCCCTATGCTGGCAATGAGCTGAACATGATCATCATGCTTCCAGATGAACACATTGAACTGAAAACG GTGGAAAAGGAATTAACTTATGAGAAATTTATAGAGTGGACGAGGCCGGACATGTTGgatgaagaggaggtggaagTATTTCTCCCAAGGTTTAAACTGGAGGAGAATTATGACATGAAGGTTGTCCTCGGCAAATTGGGCATGACTGATGCCTTTATGGAGGGCAGGGCCGACTTTTCTGGAATATCTTCCAAGCAAGGCTTGTTTCTGTCTAAGGTCATCCATAAGGCCTTTGTAGAGGTGAATGAGGAGGGTACAGAGGCTGTAGCTGCTACAGGTAGCACCATAACGATGAGGTGCCTGAGGTTTACTCCCCGCTTCTTAGCTGAccatcccttccttttcttcattcagCATGTTAAGACCAAGGGGATTCTGTTCTGTGGCCGCTTCTCCTCTCCCTGA
- the LOC116883224 gene encoding serpin B6-like → LDKIKELLSPGTMNSNTLLVLVNVIYFKGNWEKSFNKEDTREVPFKVSKNEKKPIQMMFKKSTSKMTYVEEISTKILLLPYVDNELNMIVMLPDGHVELSEVEKEITYEKFIDWMRLGRMKGEKVEVFFPRFELENYEMNNVVCRLGMTDAFEEGKADFSGIFSKQGFFLSNIIHKAFVEVNEEGTEADASTAIVMKVSSRFTPCFCAEHPFLFFIQHVNTSGILFCGRFSSP, encoded by the exons TTGGATAAAATCAAAGAGCTGTTGTCTCCAGGTACAATGAATTCAAACACTCTGCTGGTCCTTGTGAATGTCATCTACTtcaaaggaaactgggaaaaatcATTTAACAAAGAGGATACCAGGGAGGTGCCTTTCAAAGTCAGCAAG AATGAGAAGAAACCTATACAGATGATGTTTAAGAAGTCTACCTCTAAGATGACCTATGTAGAAGAGATATCCACCAAGATTCTGTTGCTTCCCTATGTTGACAATGAGTTAAACATGATCGTCATGCTTCCAGATGGGCATGTTGAACTGAG cGAGGTGGAAAAGGAAATAACTTATGAGAAATTCATAGATTGGATGAGGCTCGGCAGAATGAAGGGAGAAAAGGTGGAGGTTTTCTTCCCACGGTTTGAACTGGAGAACTATGAAATGAACAATGTTGTATGCAGGTTGGGCATGACTGATGCCTTTGAGGAGGGCAAAGCAGActtttctggaatattttctaAGCAAGGGTTTTTTCTGTCCAACATCATACATAAGGCCTTTGTGGAGGTGAATGAGGAGGGCACAGAGGCTGATGCTTCTACTGCAATTGTTATGAAGGTGTCATCGCGGTTTACCCCCTGCTTCTGTGCTGAgcaccccttccttttcttcattcagCATGTTAATACCAGTGGGATTCTGTTCTGTGGCAGGTTCTCCTCTCCCTGA